AAAATCTGTCATATAGTTTGACagaataaatgaaatagtgaaaagaaaacatgaataagatcatatatgtatatgtttgtacaaaaaagcataaattaatCATTAATCATTTTAGAAATTGCTAGAAAATTCccttattattaaaattgtttattataatgaaTGTGTTCATACTTAAATGGGAtacataaacacaaaataacacacataaataatgtAAGTAATTAAGAAAAAAGGCTATCAGGAATGCGAAGGCTCAAAATCATCCATATAGAGAATattacagaaaatatatagtGCGATAATGAAATAAACGCTAATAAgatcatatatataaaatattattatataaatatttaagaaaaatagtAGAAAATTCCACATTTACCTAAATGCttcattataattaatatggTAATACTACCTCTTAACTTAAATAACAAGAAATATCTATATAGATAATACTAGATAGAGTTTGGAATTAGTTCTAAAAGTTGTagaaattttacttttttatgccacactgaaattgtaattgagaAGGAATGTCAAAGAGCAAACCCTGTGTGCTATTCTCCTTGATCCTAATTTCTTCAAAGCTTAACTATGTCTCttttaatagatttttatttaagttatatAACAATCATAATCCTTCCTCTTTCCCGTATTTTAAAACCTCATATTTAGGAAATCAAACTTATGACTTGTTGTTtcttagcaacaacaaacaaagcaacacAGTTGTTATTTTCAAATACTGACTACACTCAAACAGTACTCACTACTGAAAAATAGTTACAGAAAGAACTACACTGGAACATTtctgtaaaataaaacacatagTAAAGCCCAGATATGCagaatgcagcagcaaccgaaGACGCCATTTTTGCAGAAGGTTTgcacataattaaaaattcggacataaatttatattataattatatttaaccCGTAGATTTCTCACGCATTCGAGAGACACAAATTGACAATGTTATTAGGCTCATAAAGTCATCAATAGAGCGCATCAAGATGTCGCTGATATTGCCAAAGTTGGGCGATGATATGGATCACATGAGAAACGTGTTGAAGTCGACAATTTACTCACCGGCAATAGCATTAATGGAGAAACTGCAGAGCTTGGATACGGTCAAGGTGCAGATATTAAATCATGAAGTTATCAGGATCATCGATTACTTCCACACCAACTTTCAAATCTACGAATTATTCCCTCGCCTAGTCAACTTGCTATCAAATGAGGATAAGAAACTTATTGTGGCTTGTGAGACAATTCTGGCCGTAGCCCAGCGACATCTATGGCGTACAGCGAAGAGCGAGATCAGCATGGAACGTCAGTTGCATGTTATGTATCATGAACGCGAAGAGATTCGATCCCGAACAGCATATTATCAGAAGAGACTGAAATCAAGAAACGCCATACTACGTTGGAAGCAGGCAGTGAAATTCCTGATACTTGAAAAATTGGAAACGGACTTGGCCAACAGAAAATGGAAGAATAGTGTTCGCATTCAGAACGAAATGTAAGCAAGAAAAATCACAAGTTATATGTCTTAAGATCTTGTTATTCGTGTCTTGCAGCGAGCAGAGAAGTCGTATTCTTCGCGATGTTCACAAAAATACAGTCCAGAAGCAAAAAGATCTCGAAGAGGAGCTG
This is a stretch of genomic DNA from Drosophila albomicans strain 15112-1751.03 chromosome 3, ASM965048v2, whole genome shotgun sequence. It encodes these proteins:
- the LOC117566768 gene encoding uncharacterized protein LOC117566768 is translated as MQNAAATEDAIFAEDFSRIRETQIDNVIRLIKSSIERIKMSLILPKLGDDMDHMRNVLKSTIYSPAIALMEKLQSLDTVKVQILNHEVIRIIDYFHTNFQIYELFPRLVNLLSNEDKKLIVACETILAVAQRHLWRTAKSEISMERQLHVMYHEREEIRSRTAYYQKRLKSRNAILRWKQAVKFLILEKLETDLANRKWKNSVRIQNEIEQRSRILRDVHKNTVQKQKDLEEELEKAKLEYEHLITSITLNEKDARAEKNKLLIQLEGILQKFDTNIGEKIRENLELEDQYKVAKKELDIFMISYRKEEAVYNKIVVQYEQEEQRKQQQRILLFMMNRAARQIQKYWLKWRRDQRLKARRQNRKKKK